A genome region from Clostridia bacterium includes the following:
- a CDS encoding type II toxin-antitoxin system Phd/YefM family antitoxin codes for MPQIRPISDLRNNFAEISKIVHEGREPVFLTKNGYGDMVVMSIELYEKMQLENEIFIKLKEAELEARTSDVRYGHAEVFGKARKQLANGKEV; via the coding sequence ATGCCACAAATTAGGCCGATATCGGATCTGCGCAATAATTTTGCTGAGATCTCGAAAATTGTCCATGAAGGCCGTGAACCGGTGTTCCTTACAAAAAACGGCTACGGCGATATGGTTGTTATGAGTATTGAACTATACGAGAAAATGCAGCTTGAAAACGAGATTTTCATTAAGCTCAAAGAAGCAGAACTGGAAGCCCGTACCAGCGATGTTAGGTATGGCCACGCGGAGGTTTTCGGGAAAGCAAGGAAGCAACTTGCCAATGGAAAAGAAGTAT